In Stenotrophomonas sp. 610A2, one DNA window encodes the following:
- a CDS encoding biliverdin-producing heme oxygenase, with protein sequence MSASPMLLELSRSQRLKAATHGTHERLDQRIMRGEPFASLENYRRFLRVQYRFHRDLAVLYSLPALQGLLPDLAERQRLQELQQDLLDLGETLPADDNAALSSDIDPATALGWLYVVEGSNLGAAILFKLAAKIGLDANHGARHLAGHPDGRARHLRRFTEALDGNALDAEQEQRLVAGATAAFQRVHGYVEQGFAD encoded by the coding sequence ATGTCCGCTTCCCCAATGCTGCTGGAACTCAGCCGCAGCCAACGCTTGAAGGCCGCCACCCACGGTACCCACGAGCGGCTGGACCAACGCATCATGCGCGGCGAACCCTTCGCATCGCTTGAGAACTACCGGCGCTTCCTGCGCGTGCAGTACCGCTTCCACCGTGACCTGGCGGTGTTGTATTCGCTGCCGGCACTGCAGGGCTTGTTACCGGACCTGGCCGAACGCCAGCGCCTGCAGGAACTGCAGCAGGACCTGCTCGACCTGGGTGAAACACTGCCCGCCGATGACAATGCAGCCTTGAGCAGCGACATCGACCCGGCCACCGCACTGGGTTGGCTGTACGTGGTCGAAGGCTCCAACCTCGGCGCTGCCATCCTGTTCAAGCTGGCGGCGAAGATCGGCCTGGATGCCAATCATGGCGCGCGCCACCTGGCCGGTCACCCTGACGGGCGCGCGCGTCATTTGCGGCGTTTCACCGAGGCGCTGGACGGCAACGCGCTGGATGCCGAGCAGGAACAACGTCTGGTGGCTGGTGCCACTGCCGCGTTCCAACGCGTGCATGGCTACGTCGAGCAGGGTTTTGCCGACTGA